The following proteins are encoded in a genomic region of Triticum dicoccoides isolate Atlit2015 ecotype Zavitan chromosome 1B, WEW_v2.0, whole genome shotgun sequence:
- the LOC119308177 gene encoding aldose reductase, translating into MASAKATMGQEKQDHFVLKSGHAMPAVGLGTWRAGSDTAHSVQTAITEAGYRHVDTAAEYGVEKEVGKGLRAAMEAGIDRKDLFVTSKLWCTNLVPERVRPALESTLKDLQLDYIDLYHIHWPFRLKDGAHKPPEAGEVLEFDMEGVWKEMENLVKDGLVKDIGVCNYTVTKLDRLLRSAKIPPAVCQMEMHPGWKNDKMFEACKKRGIHVTAYSPLGSSEKNLAHDPVVEKVANKLNKTPGQVLIRWALQRGTSVIPKSSKDERIKENIQVFGWEIPEEDLKVLCSIKDEKRVLTGEELFVNKTHGPYKSASEVWDHEN; encoded by the exons ATGGCGAGCGCCAAGGCGACGATGGGGCAGGAGAAGCAAGACCACTTCGTTCTCAAGAGCGGGCATGCCATGCCGGCCGTCGGGTTGGGCACCTGGAGGGCTGGCTCGGATACTGCTCACTCCGTTCAGACGGCCAtcaccgag GCTGGATACAGGCATGTGGACACAGCTGCTGAATACGGAGTAGAAAAGGAG GTCGGCAAAGGGCTTAGAGCTGCCATGGAAGCTGGAATCGACAGGAAAGATTTGTTTGTCACGTCAAAATTATG GTGCACGAACTTGGTCCCTGAGAGGGTGCGGCCAGCATTAGAGAGCACGCTCAAGGATTTACAGTTGGACTACATCGACCTTTACCAT ATTCATTGGCCGTTCCGGCTGAAAGATGGGGCACACAAGCCTCCGGAAGCAGGGGAGGTGCTGGAATTCGACATGGAGGGGGTGTGGAAGGAGATGGAGAACCTTGTCAAGGACGGACTGGTTAAGGACATCGGCGTCTGCAACTACACCGTGACCAAGCTCGACCGGCTGCTACGGTCTGCAAAGATTCCACCGGCCGTTTGCCAG ATGGAGATGCACCCTGGTTGGAAGAACGACAAGATGTTCGAGGCCTGCAAGAAGCGCGGCATCCATGTCACG GCTTACTCCCCATTGGGTTCTTCAGAGAAGAACCTTGCGCATGACCCGGTTGTCGAGAAG GTGGCCAACAAGCTGAACAAGACCCCGGGGCAGGTGCTCATCAGGTGGGCTCTGCAGAGGGGGACGAGTGTGATTCCCAAGTCAAGCAAAGACGAGAGGATCAAGGAGAACATCCAGGTGTTCGGGTGGGAGATCCCTGAGGAGGACTTGAAGGTCCTGTGCAGCATCAAAGATGAG AAGCGTGTGCTGACCGGAGAGGAGCTGTTCGTGAACAAGACCCATGGGCCGTACAAGAGTGCATCTGAAGTCTGGGATCACGAGAACTGA
- the LOC119348668 gene encoding protein RETICULATA-RELATED 5, chloroplastic-like, with the protein MSHAPLRNAAASFKPLLPSPRSRLSTKPLTSGAAPSPSSSSPRRSVSASASSRRDFLLLVPSLAVASAVLRAAPAAAADDQASPPPPPPESRTPAPPPPTKEKEPEGDESAVSRVYDATVIGEPQAVGREAKGRVWDKLAAARVVYLGEAELVPDPDDRILELEIVTKLAARCAEADKRLALALEAFPCDLQQQLDDFMSGRIDGSILKLYTSHWPSERWQEYEPLLNFCRDNGIKLVASGTPLQVKRTVQAEGIGGLSKAERKEYAPPAGSGFISGFRSGRSFIENITSTRDSPFGPNSYLSAQARVVDDYTMSQIVMKELNGRDPPGLLIVVAGASHLIYGSRGTGVPARVSKKLPKKGQVVVLLDPERQSIRREGQIPVADFLWYSAAKTCTRNCFDRAEIARVMNAAGRRPEALPQDLQKGIDLGVVSPEILQNFFDLDKNPVMTELIHRFQGFRERLLADPKFLQRLAIEEAISISTTLLAQYERRKGRFFEEIDYVLTDTIRGSVVDFFTVWLPAPTISVLSFTDDDSGQSLGFVKGLLGSLPDNAFQKNTFGRNWNMNQRVAAVIVGGLKLAGVGFISGIGAGVSSDLLYAARGLLKPSASVGAGRKRAPVLKSAAVYSCFLGTSANLRYQIIAGLLEHRLGESLATQYNQPLLAGLLSFVARTVNSYLGTQQWVDLARYTGVQKIQEQLPSDEVTTPPETSQLEDGRTDVQNPDDSSSSNADRSSDPTK; encoded by the exons ATGTCCCACGCGCCGCTCAGAAACGCCGCCGCCTCCTTCAAACCGCTCCTCCCGTCTCCCCGCTCCCGCCTCAGCACCAAGCCCCTCACCtccggcgccgccccctccccctcctcctcgtctCCTCGCCGCAGCGTctccgcctcggcctcctcccgccgcgatttcctcctcctcgtcccctcCCTCGCTGTCGCCTCCGCCGTGCTTCGCGCGGCCCCTGCCGCTGCCGCCGATGACCAGGCGTCCCcaccgccccccccccccgagtCGCGGACCCCCGCCCCGCCGCCCCCGACGAAGGAGAAGGAGCCCGAGGGCGACGAGTCGGCCGTGTCGAGGGTGTACGACGCGACCGTCATCGGGGAGCCGCAGGCGGTGGGGAGGGAGGCCAAGGGCCGGGTGTGGGACAAGCTGGCGGCTGCCAGGGTCGTCTACCTCGGCGAGGCCGAGCTCGTGCCCGACCCCGACGACCGCATCCTCGAGCTCGAGATCGTCACCAAGCTCGCCGCCCGCTGCGCCGAGGCCGACAAGCGCCTGGCCCTCGCGCTCGAGGCCTTCCCCTGCGACCTCCAGCAGCAGCTCGACGACTTCATGAGCGGAAG GATTGATGGCAGCATCCTAAAGTTGTACACGTCGCACTGGCCATCAGAGCGCTGGCAGGAGTATGAACCTCTTCTAAATTTCTGTCGTGATAATGGAATTAAGCTTGTTGCTAGTGGAACCCCACTGCAG GTGAAAAGAACTGTCCAGGCAGAGGGGATTGGAGGCCTTTCGAAAGCAGAAAGAAAGGAATATGCTCCTCCAGCAGGCTCTGGCTTCATTTCTGGTTTTAGGTCTGGCCGGTCATTCATAGAGAATATTACATCAACTCGTGACTCTCCTTTTGGTCCGAATTCATATTTATCAGCACAGGCAAGAGTAGTTGATGATTATACCATGTCTCAGATAGTTATGAAAGAACTTAATGGTAGAGATCCTCCAGGGCTGCTAATTGTTGTGGCGGGTGCAAGCCATCTTATATATGGGTCACGAGGAACTGGTGTTCCTGCCAGAGTATCTAAAAAGTTGCCGAAGAAAGGCCAAGTTGTGGTACTACTTGATCCTGAAAGACAGAGTATAAGGAGGGAAGGTCAAATCCCAGTTGCTGATTTCTTATGGTATTCAGCGGCTAAAACTTGCACTAGAAATTGCTTTGACCGTGCCGAAATTGCTAGAGTTATGAATGCTGCTGGCAGGAGGCCTGAAGCTTTACCCCAG GATCTTCAGAAAGGAATAGATCTTGGAGTTGTTTCTCCTGAGATATTGCAGAACTTCTTTGACCTCGACAAAAACCCTGTTATGACTGAGCTAATTCACCGATTCCAA GGTTTCCGGGAAAGATTGCTCGCAGACCCAAAATTCCTTCAAAGATTAGCAATTGAAGAGGCTATATCAATTTCAACCACTCTACTAGCACAGTATGAAAGACGGAAAGGGCGATTTTTTGAGGAAATTGACTATGTCCTCACCGATACTATTAGAGGGTCCGTTGTCGATTTTTTTACTGTGTGGCTACCTGCTCCAACTATTTCAGTGCTTTCTTTTACCGATGATGATTCTGGTCAGAGCTTGGGCTTTGTCAAAGGCCTCTTGGGATCATTGCCAGATAACGCGTTCCAAAAGAATACCTTTGGTCGGAATTGGAATATGAACCAGAGGGTCGCCGCAGTAATAGTTGGTGGTTTGAAACTTGCTGGTGTGGGGTTTATTTCTGGTATTGGGGCTGGAGTTTCCTCAGATCTCCTGTATGCTGCTCGAGGATTGCTGAAACCTTCAGCGAGTGTGGGAGCAGGGCGAAAGAGAGCTCCTGTTTTGAAGTCGGCAGCTGTTTATAGTTGCTTTCTTGGAACATCAGCAAATTTGCGGTATCAG ATCATTGCTGGCTTATTGGAGCATCGACTAGGAGAGAGCCTGGCAACTCAGTATAATCAGCCACTTCTTGCTGGTCTCTTGTCCTTTGTAGCAAGGACAGTCAACTCATACTTGGGAACACAG CAATGGGTTGATCTTGCTCGGTACACTGGAGTACAGAAGATTCAGGAACAGCTTCCTTCCGATGAGGTCACCACACCACCCGAAACATCCCAGTTAGAGGACGGTAGAACCGATGTACAGAACCCGgatgacagcagcagcagcaacgcggACCGATCGAGTGATCCGACCAAGTGA
- the LOC119348669 gene encoding sorting nexin 2B-like, with protein MMAAEPSSPSATASAAADDLETLALDSSHSSPAAATDPLLRPPSSSSNGAAATRHEPFVIDDFLDDDEDEEDDDHAPQPLPASRAPAAAANGEAGPEFSRITVSDPKKHAEPVSGAAGVIPGSGSYFSYLVTTRLADGAAEVRVRRRFRDVVALADRLAAAHRGLFVPARPDKSLVEGQVMQRHDFVSQRCTALQRYLRRLAAHPVVGRSPDLRTFLTEPGAIAAFQGEAPRHWTTTVNAAIPTVPAKAGRDLFGMFKDLKQTVVNGLVATKPPPVEEETDTEFLSHKSRLEDLQQQLTTTSQQAESLVKAQDDLRTTTAHLGMTLIKLAKFEREQATCNSKRRRAGVIQHFANSVVKFSRSQAKLNSEVVQQLDTIHEYLEMMISVNHAFTDRSNALQHVQSLSADLFFLHTRAGRLESVSSRGIGQEWTRYQKIEGLKETISTREGVKNQALREYESIKENNMTEIKRFDKDRRRDLIEMLKGFVINQVSYSDHFANMWGKVAEETKVYANRSN; from the exons ATGATGGCCGCCGAGCCCTCGTCGCCGTCCGCCACCGCCTCCGCGGCCGCCGACGACCTCGAGACCCTCGCCCTCGACTCCTCCCACtcctcgcccgccgccgccaccgacccgcTCCTCCgcccgccctcctcctcctccaacggcgccgccgccacccgccacgAGCCCTTCGTCATCGACGACTtcctcgacgacgacgaagacgaggaggacgacgaccacgcgcCCCAGCCTCTCCCCGCCTCCcgcgcgccggccgccgccgcgaacGGCGAGGCGGGCCCCGAGTTCTCCCGGATCACCGTCTCCGACCCGAAGAAGCACGCGGAGCCCGTCTCCGGGGCCGCCGGCGTCATCCCCGGCTCCGGGAGCTACTTCTCCTACCTCGTCACCACGCGCCTCGCCGACGGTGCCGCCGAGGTCCGCGTGCGCCGCCGCTTCCGCGACGTCGTCGCCCTCGCCGACCGCCTCGCCGCGGCCCACCGCGGCCTCTTCGTGCCCGCCCGCCCCGACAAGAGCCTCGTCGAGGGCCAGGTCATGCAGCGCCACGACTTCGTCAGCCAGCGCTGCACCGCGCTCCAGCGCTACCTCCGCCGGCTCGCCGCGCACCCCGTCGTCGGCCGCAGCCCTGACCTCCGCACGTTCCTCACCGAGCCGGGCGCCATCGCCGCCTTCCAAGGCGAGGCGCCACGGCACTGGACCACCACGGTGAATGCCGCCATCCCGACCGTCCCGGCGAAAGCTGGGAGAGACTTGTTTGGGATGTTTAAGGATTTGAAGCAGACCGTCGTCAATGGGTTGGTGGCGACGAAGCCACCGCCTGTGGAGGAGGAGACTGATACAGAATTCCTGTCGCACAAGTCCAGGCTCGAGGACTTGCAGCAGCAGCTCACCACGACGTCTCAGCAG GCGGAATCACTTGTTAAAGCTCAGGATGATCTTCGAACAACTACAGCTCATTTGGGAATGACATTGATTAAACTGGCAAAATTTGAAAGGGAGCAGGCAACATGTAATTCCAAGAGAAGGCGAGCTGGTGTTATCCAACATTTTGCAAATTCTGTTGTCAAGTTCAGCAGGTCTCAGGCAAAATTAAATTCTGAAGTTGTACAACAGCTG GATACTATCCATGAATACTTGGAGATGATGATATCTGTTAATCATGCATTTACTGATCGTTCAAACGCTTTACAACATGTGCAAAGTCTGTCAGCAGATCTGTTTTTCTTGCACACTAGGGCAGGAAGACTTGAATCTGTATCATCAAGAGGTATTGGGCAGGAATGGACGAGGTATCAGAAGATAGAGGGATTGAAAGAAACAATAAGCACAAGAGAAGGAGTGAAAAACCAAGCTCTTAGAGAATatgaaagtattaag GAAAATAACATGACTGAAATTAAAAGATTTGACAAGGATAGGCGTCGGGATCTTATTGAGATGCTGAAAGGATTTGTTATAAACCAG GTCTCATATTCGGACCATTTTGCTAATATGTGGGGAAAGGTGGCAGAGGAAACTAAAGTATACGCGAACAGGAGCAACTGA